The nucleotide sequence CAAGTACCGCGAAGGCATCCAGGACTGGGTGGAGGCGGACCTCCCCACCGAATCCGCCTGACCTCCTTCCGGGGGAGGGCGAAGCGAAGAGCCCTGCCCTCCCCTGGCAGTAGGCCCTCACCGGCTGACTACTGACGGGCGCGGAGGCGGCGCAGCATGCGGGGGTCCTCGAAACCGACGGAGCGGGCGGCCGCGTCGATGGTCGCGCCGTGGGCGATGAAGTGCTGGGCGCGTTCGAGGCGGAGGGTCTGTTGGTAGCGCAGCGGGGTGAGCCCGGTGGCGCGGCTGAAGAGGCGGGTGAGGGTACGTTCGCTCACGCCGACCGCTGAGGCCAGGGTGGGCAGGGGAAGCGGTTGGTCGAAGCGGGCGTCGATGAGGTCCTGGGCGCGATGCACGGTGTCGTCGAGGTGCGACCGGTACCGGAGCATCGCGCTGGACTGCGGTTCGTGGCCGTTCCGGCGGGCGTACACGACCATGTCCCGGGCCACCTGGGCGGCGACCGCCGGGCCGTGCCGTGTCGCGACCAGGTACAGGGCCAGATCGATGCCGCTGGCGATGCCCGCCGAGGTGATCACCCGGTCGTCGACGGTGAACAGGACGTCCCGGACGACCATCGCCCTGGGGTGGCGCAGGGCGAGTTCGTCCTGCACGTCGTGGTGGGTGGTGCAGTGGCGGCCGTCGAGCAGGCCGGCCCGGCCGAGCGCCTCGGCCCCGGCGCAGACGCTGGCCACCGTCCCGCCTCTGGCGTGGTGGTCCCGGAGGACCTGGAGGGAGGCGGCGCTTACGGCGGGGCCGTCGGCGAGGGTGCCTGTCCGCCAGCCGGGCACGACGACGAGATCCTCGGCGCCGAGTTCGGGCCAGTCGAGGCCGGCCACCAGCGGCAGCCCTTGGGCGGTGCGGACCTGTGGCTGTTCGGCGACGTAGGCGAGCGTGTAGGGGTGCCCGAAGTCGGCGGCCGTGGAGAAGACCTGCGCGGGACCGGCCAGGTCCAGCAAGTGGACCCCGGGCACCAGGAAGAAGACGATGTGGCTCACGATTCGGTCATCATGCCCGAAGCTCCGCGGTGGCCTCCAGCTGGTCGACGGTCGCGATGGTGGCGAAGCGTCCGGCGAGGGCGTACTCGGTGCGCCTGATGATCTCTTCGGCAGGCATCGTGCGGGAGTCGGCCAGCAGCTCGTCGATGCTCTGGTCGGCGGGCGCGTCGCGGTGCGGGATGGGATTGGTCGCGGTCGCGTCGATGACGAGGGTGACCTGGTAGCCGAGGTCGCCGGCGACTCGGGTGGTGGTCTCCACGCACTGCTCGGTGCGGATGCCACAGACGGTGAGCTCGCGGATACCGCGCTCGGTGAGGAGTTGCTGCAGGTTGGTGGTGGTGAAGGCGTTGTGCGAGGTCTTGTGGATCAGTGGCTCCCCATCCGCTCGCTCCAGTTCCTCCATCAGCCGAACATGGCCGAGGTCCGGGTCGAAGACATCGCCGGTGCCGGGCTCGGAGTGGAGTACCCACACCACCAGGTCCCCGGCCTGACGGGAGAGCCGGACCAGGCGGTTCACCTTGTCGGCGATCTTCAGGTCCGAGGTGGTTGCCCACAGCGGACCGGCCCGGAACGATTCCTGGACATCGATGACGATCAGTGCTCGGGTCATGCCCCAAGCCTGAGCCTCGGGGGCAGGGTGGCGACAGGCCGCATCGGGTCCGGCAGCGGACCGATCCGGTCATCAGCAGGTGGGGAGCATGAGCACCACAGCGAGGGCGCGAGTGACGTCAGGTCCGCCCGCGCGCTCCGGAACGGGGCGAACCGCCGTCGGCCCTTCACGGCACCCCTCCCCCGGCAGCAGGGTGGTCGGCGGCCCATCCGGGCAGGGCTTTGCCTCCGGGACCCCCGTAAGCCCGCGCCAGGTCGTCGCGGGTCTGTCGGGCGCCGGCCTGCGTGATCGGTGAAGCGGCGCCGCGGGCACCCGGCCCGTCCCGTCTTCGGAGACAGTGCGAGTCACCTCCACCGACGGAGCAACCGAGCGAGCGGAGACCGCGGCCGCGATCGTGGTCGTGGTCGTGACCGATGACGGCCCGGGCAATTGACCGGTCAATTGATTAATTGTACGGTCTAATGGCGGGGAGGCGACATGCCGAGCCCGCCAGTCCACTGAACGCATGGACCACACATGACCGTGCCGCTGTACGTACAGATCAGGCGAGAGATCGAAGCGAGGATCCGCGCCGGGGAGCTGCTTCCCGGCGCGCGACTGCCGACCGAGAAGGACCTCACCACCCAGTACGGCGTCAGCCGCGCCACGGCCCAACGCGTCCTCAACGACCTCGCAGAGGCAGGACTGGCGATCCGTCGGCGGCGCCACGGAACATTCGTCGCCGACGTGACGCGGCAGATCAACCTGCTCAACTTCGTCACCCCCTCGGTAGCCGCAAAGGGCACACCGGGCAGACACGAAGTCGTTTCCGCACGGATCGTCAGGGCCGCCGACGCCATCCTGAACCTCCCCGGTGCCGCCGCCGACACAGCCGTGGTGGAACTGGTCCGCCGCAAACTCGACGTGCGCGAGGAGCCACAGTCCGTCGAGCGGCACGTCGTTCTCTTCTCAGCCGCCCCCGACCTGCTGAACGAGAAACTCGAAAACCTCGTCACCCTCCCGTATCTGCAGCGCAGAGGCGTACCGATCGACGCGATCCGGCTCTACCTCGACCCGGTGACCCTCGGCGAACACGACGCCGCACTGCTGCACTGCGAGATCGGCACGCCCGCGCTGATGAGGCGCAGGGAGTTGCGTGTCGATGACGGAAGCACTGTCGAGGTGGTCACGACCCTCGTCCGTCCGGGAACCGCCGAGTTCTTCTTGGAGCTTCCGGTCCCGGCCATGTGAGCAGCGCGTGCCGTTTCCAGACAGAAAGGATCGCAGCCCATGAAGGTCATCGTCATCGGTGCCGGCGTGCTGGGCGTGAGTGTCGCGAGGCACCTTGCCGTCGCCGGCGAAGACGTCCTCCTGCTCGACCAGCGAGGACCCGGCACCGGCACGACCGCGACCACGTTCGCCTGGACCAACTCCAGCCGCAAGCCCGACCCTGACTACCACCGGCTGAACCTCGCGGGCATGGAGGAACACGCCAGGCTCGCCGGGCAACTGCGCGGCGCGCCGTCCTACTTCCCCAGCGGGGCACTGCAGTGGGCGGACGCCGCGAACGAGCAGCGGCTCGCCGCGAACGTGGAACGACTGCAGACCCTCGGCTACCCCGCGGAGTGGGTCACGGCCGACGAAGCGGCACGGATCGCCGGCGACCTCCGCATCCCGGCCACCGTCACGTCCATCGCGCACTTCCCCAGCGAGGGATACGTTCTGCCAGACCGCTTCGTCAAGAACCTGCTGACGGATGCCGAGCGGCATGGAGCCACGTGCACGATCGGCGAGGTCGAGGCCATCGACGACGGACCGGAGGGAGTGGCCGTCACCCTGGTCGGAGGCCGGGTGTGCACGGGCGATCGAGTCGTCCTGGCGGCAGGCCGCTGGACACAACGGCTCGCCGCACGGGCAGGGATCGACGTTCCCATGGTGACGGACATCGGTCGCGGAGCGCAGACCGTCGGCCTGCTCGGATACGCCCGGTCGCCCGTAC is from Streptomyces sp. NBC_01314 and encodes:
- a CDS encoding GlxA family transcriptional regulator, coding for MSHIVFFLVPGVHLLDLAGPAQVFSTAADFGHPYTLAYVAEQPQVRTAQGLPLVAGLDWPELGAEDLVVVPGWRTGTLADGPAVSAASLQVLRDHHARGGTVASVCAGAEALGRAGLLDGRHCTTHHDVQDELALRHPRAMVVRDVLFTVDDRVITSAGIASGIDLALYLVATRHGPAVAAQVARDMVVYARRNGHEPQSSAMLRYRSHLDDTVHRAQDLIDARFDQPLPLPTLASAVGVSERTLTRLFSRATGLTPLRYQQTLRLERAQHFIAHGATIDAAARSVGFEDPRMLRRLRARQ
- a CDS encoding isochorismatase family protein — protein: MTRALIVIDVQESFRAGPLWATTSDLKIADKVNRLVRLSRQAGDLVVWVLHSEPGTGDVFDPDLGHVRLMEELERADGEPLIHKTSHNAFTTTNLQQLLTERGIRELTVCGIRTEQCVETTTRVAGDLGYQVTLVIDATATNPIPHRDAPADQSIDELLADSRTMPAEEIIRRTEYALAGRFATIATVDQLEATAELRA
- a CDS encoding GntR family transcriptional regulator, whose product is MTVPLYVQIRREIEARIRAGELLPGARLPTEKDLTTQYGVSRATAQRVLNDLAEAGLAIRRRRHGTFVADVTRQINLLNFVTPSVAAKGTPGRHEVVSARIVRAADAILNLPGAAADTAVVELVRRKLDVREEPQSVERHVVLFSAAPDLLNEKLENLVTLPYLQRRGVPIDAIRLYLDPVTLGEHDAALLHCEIGTPALMRRRELRVDDGSTVEVVTTLVRPGTAEFFLELPVPAM
- a CDS encoding NAD(P)/FAD-dependent oxidoreductase; translation: MKVIVIGAGVLGVSVARHLAVAGEDVLLLDQRGPGTGTTATTFAWTNSSRKPDPDYHRLNLAGMEEHARLAGQLRGAPSYFPSGALQWADAANEQRLAANVERLQTLGYPAEWVTADEAARIAGDLRIPATVTSIAHFPSEGYVLPDRFVKNLLTDAERHGATCTIGEVEAIDDGPEGVAVTLVGGRVCTGDRVVLAAGRWTQRLAARAGIDVPMVTDIGRGAQTVGLLGYARSPVLDLRCVIHTPGLNLRPAADGHTVLQALDLNADADPADPPSADGDMAGTLARRFSALLPGPRRAPKIDLRIGFRSLPADGHTVAGYASARSRVYCLVSHSGVTLAPVLGRLVAAEITTDQEQDLLGAFRPTRFTGVRRSDIEVDQRATGLGEQ